A single region of the Cryomorphaceae bacterium genome encodes:
- a CDS encoding T9SS C-terminal target domain-containing protein — protein sequence MSRNYNFIIQLYTSDTLNGIHNDSLLYYLGQMDSPTGKYNLAGRLLRTGENTAALNIIDSIPHNYKLSDSQKDEWKAMQAFFNLLDDAYRNDRNIASLDSVELAQLESIALDADGGMGALRARKALCFFYQHCLPGPALPKSMSAGNKKPLPPLEELLSDLDKVSAFPNPAKDYLTFSYSFFRENAPQRLLRVFNQNGAVVQTFDLGKAREGQQLWDTRKVTPGIYVYDVYEGERKVHSGKVVIQ from the coding sequence ATGAGCAGAAACTACAACTTTATTATTCAGTTGTACACCAGTGACACGTTGAACGGAATACATAACGACAGCTTGTTGTACTACCTGGGGCAAATGGATTCACCCACCGGCAAGTACAACCTGGCGGGCCGATTGTTGCGTACTGGAGAAAATACGGCTGCCCTGAACATTATCGATTCCATTCCGCATAACTACAAGTTATCCGATAGCCAGAAAGATGAATGGAAAGCTATGCAGGCGTTTTTCAACCTATTGGATGATGCCTACCGAAATGATCGGAATATTGCCTCGCTCGATTCTGTTGAACTGGCGCAACTGGAGTCCATAGCACTCGATGCGGATGGCGGCATGGGCGCTTTGCGTGCGCGCAAGGCATTGTGCTTTTTCTACCAGCATTGTCTCCCTGGCCCCGCTTTACCAAAAAGCATGTCTGCCGGAAACAAGAAGCCTTTACCCCCGTTGGAAGAATTGCTTTCCGACCTGGATAAAGTAAGCGCCTTCCCCAACCCGGCCAAAGATTACCTGACGTTTAGTTATTCGTTTTTCCGCGAAAATGCACCACAGCGATTGCTCAGGGTTTTTAATCAAAACGGCGCTGTTGTTCAAACTTTCGATTTAGGCAAAGCACGGGAGGGACAACAACTTTGGGACACCCGAAAAGTAACCCCCGGTATTTATGTTTACGATGTGTATGAAGGCGAACGCAAAGTACATTCGGGCAAGGTAGTGATTCAATAA
- a CDS encoding T9SS C-terminal target domain-containing protein produces PTTQHVWLDLPPAFAFHAEVSVYNSVGQLVQRHTQYSSHEPLRLPHPPGLYIIEARRGESAVRAKVVVR; encoded by the coding sequence ACCCCACCACCCAACACGTTTGGCTTGATTTGCCGCCGGCCTTTGCCTTTCACGCAGAGGTAAGCGTGTACAATTCGGTGGGCCAATTGGTGCAGCGCCACACGCAATACAGCAGCCATGAGCCGCTGAGGCTGCCACACCCGCCGGGACTGTACATTATAGAGGCCCGCAGGGGAGAGAGCGCAGTAAGGGCGAAGGTGGTGGTGAGGTAG